CTCTTCCTGGCCAGGGCAACTTCAAGGGAGAAATTCGCCACTCCTCCGAGCACCCTGGTGGAGATGTAGATCGCGGCAAGAATGTAGTAGTCCTGGGTGCTAATAACTCAGCGCATGATATTTGTGCCGACCTTTATGCCAACGGTGCACACCCAGTGATGATCCAAAGGTCATCCACCCACATTGTGCGCTCTGATTCGTTGATGCGAGAGGTATTCGGCCCTCTATATTCAGAAGATGCAGTGGAAGCTGGAATTGATACTGACACTGCTGATCTTTTGTTTGCTTCATGGCCGTATAAAGTTTTGCCAGGTGTCCAGAAGCAGGCCTTTGACAAAATCCGTGAAGACGACAAGGAATTCTACGACAAGCTTGAAGCAGCTGGGTTCTTGTTAGATTTCGGCGATGATGATTCGGGCTTGTTCTTGAAGTACCTGCGCCGTGGCTCTGGGTATTACATCGACGTTGGTGCATCTGAGCTGGTCGCCGATGGAAAGATCCCAGTTCGTTCCAATGTGAACATCGCAGATGTTAAGGAAAACTCTGTGGTTCTCTCCGATGGATCCGAACTGCCCGCAGATGTGATCGTTTTAGCCACAGGCTATGGAAACATGAACAACTGGGTGGCAGAGCTGGTGGATCAGGAAACTGCGGACAAGGTTGGCCCATGTTGGGGTCTTGGCTCCGATACCACTAAGGATCCCGGCCCCTGGGAGGGCGAGCTGCGCAATATGTGGAAGCCAACCAGCGTGGAGGCGTTGTGGTTCCATGGTGGAAATCTCCACCAATCACGCCACTACTCGCGGTACCTGTCCATGCAGCTAAAAGCTCGCTACGAAGGCATGGATACCCCTGTATACAGCAAGTAAAGTAAAAACTCTCCCACCTTGTGGGAGAGTTTTTTAACTTTTAGTGTCCGCGTTCTTGCTCGAGCGGTGTTCCATCTTGGAAGTATGGAACCAGCTTGTTGTCAAACATGCTGAGCGCAGAACCGATAGCCATGTGCATGTCGAGGTATTGGTAAGTTCCTAGTCGGCCACCGAACAGTACCTTATTAGTTGCAGCTTCTTCAGCGGCTAGAAGGCGGTACTGCTTCAGCATCTCGCGGTCATCTGGGGTGTTGATGGGGTAATAAGGTTCATCGTTGTTATCTGCGAAGCGGGAGAACTCTCGCATGATGACTGTTTTGTCTTTAGGGTATTTTTCTTCACGTTCTGGGTGGAAGTGACGGAATTCGTGAATGCGGGTGTAAGGAACATCTGCGTCGTTGTAGTTCATTACTGGGGTTCCCTGGAAGTCACCGGTTTCTACGACTTCGGTCTCGAAATCAAGGGTGCGCCATCCGAGTTTGCCTGCCGAGTAGTTGAAGTAGAGGTCTAGTGGACCAGTGTAAACAACTGGGGCATCTGGGTTGTTTGCGCGGAGTTCATCGCGGACATCGAACCAATCGGTGTCAAGGCGCACATCAATGAGCTCGTGGTCTGCCATGCGCTCTAGCCACGCTGCATAGCCGTCTACTGGGAGACCTTCATAGGTGTCGTTGAAGTAGCGGTTGTTGAAGTTGTAGCGAACTGGCAGGCGGGTGATGTTGCCAGCAGGCAGGTTTTTAGGGTCGGTCTGCCATTGTTTTGCGGTGTAGTCGCGGATGAAGGCCTCGTAGAGTGGGCGGCCGATCAGGGAGATGGCTTTTTCTTCGAGGTTGGTGGCGTCGGCGGAATCGATTTCTGAAGATTGCTCTTTAATGAGCTCACGAGCTTCATCTGGGCTGTAGTACTTGCCAAAGAATTGGTTGATCAGACCCAAACCCATGGGGAATTGATAAGCGGTGCCGTTGTGCATCGCAAACACACGGTGCTGGTAGCCAGTGAACGAGGTGAATTGGTTGACGTATTCCCACACCCGGGTGTTTGAGGTATGGAAGAGGTGTGCTCCGTATTTGTGGATCTCAATGCCAGTTTCTGGTTCTGCTTCAGAGTAGGCATTGCCACCGAGGTGGGAGCGGCGTTCAACGATGAGGACTTTTTTACCCAGCTGGCTCGCTGCGCGTTCTGCCACTGTGAGTCCGAAGAGGCCGGAGCCTACAACGATTAAGTCGTAATTATTCGATTCCGTCATGCATTCGACACTAACTTACATTCGTCGTGGTGGACATTTCAGACACCCTTTTTAAGGCCAGTTTCTCCAGTTAGCAGCACATATCTACGCCCAGCCACCTTTTTAAATTTCACAGACTATTACCAAGTTGCGACACACCCTTCGAAACTTCAGTCACATAGGTACCATTATCCCCAGAAGTGCACTAGGCTTCTCAGTTGTTTCATATAGTCTCAGCCGCACCAATATCATCAGGGAGAACATCGTGCAGCAACGACGCCGCATCAGCGAAGCTCGGAAGAAACCGATGCTCGCTATTATTTTGACTGCCGTATTGGGTGCCTCCGGCTTAGCAGCAGCCGGCACCCAATACTTGAATACGCAGGGCGAAGGCATCGGGCCAGTAGCCGTGCAAAACACCAGTGAATCGTTTAACTCCGGTTCCAATGTGGTTGTTGATGACCCAGCCATTACCGGCCAGGGTGAGGGCGAAGGTGCCCGAACCGTTAAGGAATTTCAAAGGGATGAGCAATTTTCCAGCTTTGCTCTGACTTGGACCGGTCAAAAAGACGTGACCGCGTTTGTTCGCGCCGAACAGCCTGATGGTTCCTGGTCTCAGTGGTACGACATGGAACCACTGACCAATGAGGATTCAGGTATCAACGGAACCGAGCTGATCTGGCACGGTCCGACCAACAAGGTGCAGGTATCTACCCTCAATATCGACCTGTTTGAGCAAGACGCAGCAGCAGCTGATGAAAATGGCCAGGACATCCCGGCCGCGGAACAAGCCTCCGAACCAGCTCCAGAAGCGCCGGAGATCCCAGTCGAGCCAGCTCCAGCAGCTGACGCCCCCGCAGAGATCCCCACAGAGATCCCTGCCGAAGCTCCTACTGCCGACTACTCCGCTGACACTGGCCTAGCCCCACTTCCGTCAAACTATGGCGATATCCAGCCTGTGGCTGATATTGATGAGGGCTTCAACGCTGTGTTCATTGACGGTAATGCTGACGCAGGCGTTGGTGTTGGCAATGTTGCTGATACTGACGGCATGCCTAAGGTAATTTCTCGTGCGGGCTGGGGTGCTGATGAGAGCTTGCGCTGCTCCAACCCAACTATCGATAATGGTGTTTCTGCGATCACGATTCACCACACTGCGGGTTCCAACAACTACACCGAAGCTCAGGCTGCTGCGCAGGTTCGTGGCGCATATAGCTACCATGCCAAGACTCTTGGTTGGTGTGATATTGGTTACCAGTCTTTGGTAGATAAGTTTGGCAATATCTACGAGGGTCGTGCTGGTGGCATGACCAAGGCTGTTCAGGGTGCTCACGCAGGTGGGTTCAACCAGAACACTTGGGCTATTTCCATGATGGGCGATTACTCTTCGATTACCCCGTCTGATGCAACCATTAATGCTGTTGGTGAGCTTGCTGGTTGGCGTGCAAAGGTTGCTGGTTTTGATCCAACTGGCAGCGATACCCATTACTCTGAGGGTACTTCTTACTCGAGGTATGGATATGGCCAGCGGGTTACGTTGCCTAATATTTTTGCTCACCGTGATGTTGGTTTGACGTCGTGTCCTGGTGATGCGGGTTATGCGCAGATGGATCGTATTCGTCAGATCGCTAAGACGAAGTACAACAGCTTGCAAAGTGGTAATAGTGGCACCACGACTCCGGCGACTTCAACGAAGCAGACGTCGACAAGCAATGCCCCTACAACCACCAACCAGCCTGCAAGCCCGGCTGAGCCTGAGCAGTCGAGCGAGGAGGATGTCCTGGCTACGCTGCTGACCGGCGGATCTTCCGGTGGCGCTGACTTGCTCAATGGTGCGAACTCTGAGCAGCTTCTGACTGGTCTTGGTTCTATCGCTGCGGTGCTGCTTGCTGCGTCTTTGGCTGATGGCAGCCTAAGTGGGCTGATCGGTAATGTGGGCAACAACAATGGTGTACCGGTTTTAAATGATGTGAAGCTCAATGAGATCATTCCGATCGTTGATACCGTGATCAACCTAACCGGTGATAACAAGTATTCACGTGGCTGGAATGAACTAAACAACACTCTTGGACCTGTGTTGGGTGCTGCAACTGGTGGCGAAACCACGGTGCAGTACGCAAGTGATCAAAACTCTGAGGTGTCGTTCGTGCCGTTTGAAAATGGCATCATGGTCTCTTCCCCTGAGGCTGGAACCCATGGTCTGTGGGGCGTTATCGGTGATACGTGGGCGCAGCAGGGCGCTGACTTAGGCCCGTTGGGACTTCCAACCAGCAATGAGTACCAGTCTGGTGATCAGCTGCGTGTTGATTTCCAGAACGGTTACATCACTTTTGATCCTGCGACTGGTAAGGCTGACATTCACCTAAACTAGCCCCACCATAAAGCTTGAGCCCCGCTACTTTCCCTGAGGTAGCGGGGTTCAACTTTTCCTGAAGCGCCCAAACCCCCAAATTAGGCCTGGTTATACGAGTGCTCCACCGCTTTGTTCCACGCGGCGTAGCGGCGCTCTCGTTCTTCCTCGCTCATGTCGGGATTCCACACTTTTTTCACCGCGATGAGTTGTTCGATTTCTTCGGTTGATCGGAAGAATCCTGATCCAAGTCCTGCTGCGTAGGCAACACCAACGGCGGTGGTTTCTACGTCGTCGAGGCGCTGGACATCGATGCCAAGGAAGTCGGCTTGCATTTGCATGAGCAGATCGTTTTGGACCATGGCGCCGTCAACGCGGAGGGATTCGAGGGTTTTCCCGGCGTCTTTGGCCATGGCGTCTACTACTTCGCGGGTTTGGAAGGCGTTGGCTTCAAGGACTGCGCGTGCGATGTGGTTGCGGTTGGCAAAGCGGGTGAGGCCGGTGATGATTCCGCGGGCGTCGGGGCGCCAGCGTGGTGCGAATAGGCCGGTGAATGCGGGGACTACGTGTACGCCGCCGTTGTCTTCTACTTCTCGGGCGAGGTTTTCAATTGCCGGTGCATTGGGGATGAGCTGCAGGTTATCGCGCAGCCACTGCACCAGCGAGCCGCCCATGGAAACGGAGCCTTCCAGCGCATAGAGGGGTTCTTCGTCCTGTTTTTGATATGCGATGGTGGACAGCAGTCCGTGCTCGGAGATTTTTAGGGACTTGCCGGTGTTCATCAGCAAGAATAGGCCAGTGCCGTAGGTGTTCTTTGTGGCGCCTTCGTGGAATCCGCCCTGGCCAAAAAGGGCTGCCTGTTGATCGCCAAGCACTCCTGTGATGGGGACATCGGCAAGCGTGCCGCGGTGGCGTACGGATCGGAATTCGCCGATGGAGGGGCGGATTTCTGGGAGCATCGACATGGGGATATCTAAGGCTTCGCAAAGTTCTGGATCCCATTGCCCGGTGCGGATATCCATGAGTAAGGTGCGGGAGGCGTTGGTGATGTCAGTGACGTGGAGGGCGTCTTCGCCATCATCACCACGCACGCCGCCGGTGAGGTTCCACAGCACCCAGCTGTCCATGGTGCCAAAGAGAAGGTCACCGTTTTCTGCGCGCTTGCGGGCACCTTCCACATTGTCCAGGATCCATTTCACTTTGGGACCTGCTGGATAGGAGTTGATCAAAAGGCCGGTGCGGTCGAGCCATTTATCTTGGCCATCTGGGCCTGCAATTTCTTGGCAGATTTCAGTTGTGCGGGTGTCTTGCCACACAATGGCGTTGTAGACCGGTTCGCCGGTGTGTTTATCCCACACAACGGTGGTTTCGCGTTGGTTGGTTAATCCTACGGATGCCACTTCGTGCGGGGTGATGTCGATGGACACCATCGCTTGGCTGACAACGGATCGGATGTTGTCCCAGATTTCTTCCGGGTCGTGCTCTACCCAGCCTTGCTGGGGGAAGATTTGTCGGTGCTCTTTGGAGGCAGAAGACACCACTTTTCCTTGGGCATCGATGAAGATGCACCGAGTGGAGGTGGTGCCTTGGTCAATCGCTGCAACGTACGCATTGGCCTTTGAGGTTCTCATGTGCACTATTTTTACACGTATCAGAACAGAAAACCTCTAAAACCACCATTCCAACACATCGGCCACGCCGGCGTCGTCGTTGGTGGCGGTGATGTGGTCGGAGACTGCTTTGACTTCTGGGCGAGCATTGCCCATGGCTACTCCCCTACCTGCCCATTGCAGCATCTCGATATCGTTGGGCATGTCGCCGAACGTTATAACGTCCTCGCGCTCAATACCTAAGCGCTTGGCCAGCATCGATACGCCCAACGCCTTGGTCACGCCGGGCGCTGCGATCTCAATCAGGCCACCGGACATGGAGAAGGTCACGTGGACTTGATCGACGGGGACGGCCGCGCGGACGATATCGAAAAGCTGCTTGGATTCCAGATGGTCGCTGCGCATCAACAACTTGGTGGCAGGTTTGGAAAGCACCTCATCTTCCGACACGGTTCCGTGTTCGGTTGAGGGCCAGGCGTGGCTGTATTCCGGGGTCACCAGAAACAGTTCTTGGGATGGATCGTAGGCGGATTCTCCGGCGCGCTCGGCGGCAATGCTGACGCCACCATGGGCTTCCAAAGCGGCACGCGCAGCCATGACGGTGTCCGTCATAACGGTTGGGCTGAGCGTTTGAGCTGCAAGGATCTCATCGGTGGCGGAATCATAGAGCACCGCGCCATTTGCGCAGATACAAATCGGCTTGACGGTTAATTGGTCCAGCACGTAGTGAATCCAGCGGGGCGGGCGGCCAGTGGATAGCGCAAAGGTTACGTCCTGATCGGTCATCCGCGCGATCACCTCGCGCAGGCGCTTGGGCACGCGCTCAGAGCTATTAATTAACGTGCCATCAACATCAGAGGCAACCAGCTTGGGCGCTGGCCCCGGGGCAATCATTTTTTAAAGAGTTTCCTAATCAAGGGGGTGCGTTTTTTGGCGGCCTTAGCGGCGCGCTTTGCTTGTCGACGTTCCTTTTCGGCGATTTCCAACATTTTCGCCTGCTCTAACGTTGGTGCGCCACCGCCAAGAGACTGTGGTCGCCATAATTCTCCACCGTCGAATGGGCCATATTGTTGTTCGTAGGCGGTGCGGGTTTCGTCGAGAAGCGTTTTCATCGCCTCATAGAGGCGCTGCGTGGCTTCTTCTGGATCGCCGCTGGGGTCGACGGGTTCGCCCACGCTGATAAATACCGGAATGTGTGAACGTCCCAGGTCGCGGTCGATGTCTTTGGTGATGATGCGCTGCCCGCCCCAAATAATTAGTGGCAGCAGTGGAACTTGGGCCGCGTCTGCGATGCGTACGGCGCCGGTTTTTAGTTCCTTAATTTCAAAAGACCTAGACACCGTTGCTTCGGGGAAGATGCCGACGAGGTGGCCGGCGTCGAGACGCGTTTGTGCCTCTTTCATCGAGCTTGCCCCGGCGGATCGGTCCACGGAAACGTGCTTCATCCAGCGCATCAGCGTGCCTACGACGGGGGTGTCAAAGATTTCTTTCTTTGCCATAAAGCGCACCAGGCGTTTGCCACGCACAAAAGCGGGGATTCCGCCCAAAATGAAATCGTAATAACCAGTGTGGTTGATGGCCAACAAAGCCCCACCGGTGGTTGGAATGTTTTCTGCACCAAAGATGGAGATGCGTACATCCTGGGCTTTCAACACCGCGCGAACTGCGTTGATGATGGTGCGCCCGTAAAATGGCTCCCGTGATTCGCTTGGGTGCGGAGGAACTTTAGCTAAAGAATCCTCAACAAAAAAGCCATTCCTTTTGATCATTGTGGCCACGCGCTTTCTGCTTATTTAACTGGCTTGAGCACATCTTTGCCCACGAATGGACGCAATGCCTCAGGAACAATCACAGAACCGTCTGCTTGCTGGTTGTTTTCCAAAATGGCAACAAGCCAGCGGGTGGTAGCCAAGGTGCCGTTCAACGTAGCAGCGATCTGTGGCTTGCCGTTTTCATCGCGGTAGCGGGTTTGCAGGCGACGTGCCTGGAAGGTGGTGCAGTTAGAGGTCGAGGTCAACTCGCGGTAGGTGTCCTGGGTTGGCACCCATGCTTCCGTGTCGAACTTCCGAGCAGCCGATGCACCTAAGTCTCCACCTGCGACATCGATAACACGGTAGGGAACCTCAATGGCAGCGAGCATTTCTTTTTCCATGGCAAGAAGCTGCTGGTGGACATCTTCAGCCTCTTCGGGCTTGCAGTAGACAAACATCTCTACCTTGTCGAATTGGTGCACGCGCAAAATACCGCGGGTGTCCTTGCCGTAAGAACCGGCCTCACGGCGGAAGCAGGAGCTCCAACCGGCGTACTTTACTGGGCCTTCATTAAGGTCAATGATTTCATCTTTGTGGTAACCAGCTAGAGCAACCTCGGAGGTACCAACCAGGTACATGTCATCGCGCTCAAGGTAGTAGATTTCCTCGGAGTGATCGCCTAAGAAACCGGTGCCGGCCATGATTTCAGGGCGCACCAACACAGGTGGGATCATCATGCTGAATCCGGCTTCGCGGGCTTTTTGAGCAGCCAACATGAGCATGCCCAGCTGCAGCATCGCGCCATCACCAGTCAGGTAGTAGAAACGAGCACCCGATACCTTGGTGCCGCGCTTCATATCAATAAGACCTAAGGATTCACCCAGCTCCAAGTGATCCTTTGGCTCGAAATCAAACGTCCGAGGCTCACCGATGGTCTCTAGAACAACGAAATCATCTTCACCACCGGCAGGTGCACCAGCAACCACGTTGGAGAGCTTCATTTGCAGCTCATTGACCTTTTGCTCCGCAGCTTCCTGCGCAGCCTCGGCTTCTTTCACCTTGGCTTTAAGCTCATTGGAGCCCTCTAGCAGCGCGGGGCGTTCCTCCGGAGAGGCCTGTCCGATCTTCTTTCCAAATGCTTTTTGCTCAGCGCGCAGATCATCGGCAGCCTTGATGGATTCGCGTCGAGATTCATCAGCACTAATCAGTTCGTCCACAAGCGCGGGGTCTTCGCCGCGAGTGATCTGGGAGGTACGAACAACGTCCGGGTTTTCACGGAGGAATTTCAGATCGATCATAAAGAACAATCTACCGTGATCATTAGACATTTGGACACTTAGGGCTTTGTTGGTTTGTTAGTGATCTTTAAAACTTGCCTCTCCAACCTCCTGTCTGGTTATGA
Above is a genomic segment from Corynebacterium suranareeae containing:
- the glf gene encoding UDP-galactopyranose mutase, whose translation is MTESNNYDLIVVGSGLFGLTVAERAASQLGKKVLIVERRSHLGGNAYSEAEPETGIEIHKYGAHLFHTSNTRVWEYVNQFTSFTGYQHRVFAMHNGTAYQFPMGLGLINQFFGKYYSPDEARELIKEQSSEIDSADATNLEEKAISLIGRPLYEAFIRDYTAKQWQTDPKNLPAGNITRLPVRYNFNNRYFNDTYEGLPVDGYAAWLERMADHELIDVRLDTDWFDVRDELRANNPDAPVVYTGPLDLYFNYSAGKLGWRTLDFETEVVETGDFQGTPVMNYNDADVPYTRIHEFRHFHPEREEKYPKDKTVIMREFSRFADNNDEPYYPINTPDDREMLKQYRLLAAEEAATNKVLFGGRLGTYQYLDMHMAIGSALSMFDNKLVPYFQDGTPLEQERGH
- a CDS encoding N-acetylmuramoyl-L-alanine amidase, with product MLAIILTAVLGASGLAAAGTQYLNTQGEGIGPVAVQNTSESFNSGSNVVVDDPAITGQGEGEGARTVKEFQRDEQFSSFALTWTGQKDVTAFVRAEQPDGSWSQWYDMEPLTNEDSGINGTELIWHGPTNKVQVSTLNIDLFEQDAAAADENGQDIPAAEQASEPAPEAPEIPVEPAPAADAPAEIPTEIPAEAPTADYSADTGLAPLPSNYGDIQPVADIDEGFNAVFIDGNADAGVGVGNVADTDGMPKVISRAGWGADESLRCSNPTIDNGVSAITIHHTAGSNNYTEAQAAAQVRGAYSYHAKTLGWCDIGYQSLVDKFGNIYEGRAGGMTKAVQGAHAGGFNQNTWAISMMGDYSSITPSDATINAVGELAGWRAKVAGFDPTGSDTHYSEGTSYSRYGYGQRVTLPNIFAHRDVGLTSCPGDAGYAQMDRIRQIAKTKYNSLQSGNSGTTTPATSTKQTSTSNAPTTTNQPASPAEPEQSSEEDVLATLLTGGSSGGADLLNGANSEQLLTGLGSIAAVLLAASLADGSLSGLIGNVGNNNGVPVLNDVKLNEIIPIVDTVINLTGDNKYSRGWNELNNTLGPVLGAATGGETTVQYASDQNSEVSFVPFENGIMVSSPEAGTHGLWGVIGDTWAQQGADLGPLGLPTSNEYQSGDQLRVDFQNGYITFDPATGKADIHLN
- the glpK gene encoding glycerol kinase GlpK, encoding MRTSKANAYVAAIDQGTTSTRCIFIDAQGKVVSSASKEHRQIFPQQGWVEHDPEEIWDNIRSVVSQAMVSIDITPHEVASVGLTNQRETTVVWDKHTGEPVYNAIVWQDTRTTEICQEIAGPDGQDKWLDRTGLLINSYPAGPKVKWILDNVEGARKRAENGDLLFGTMDSWVLWNLTGGVRGDDGEDALHVTDITNASRTLLMDIRTGQWDPELCEALDIPMSMLPEIRPSIGEFRSVRHRGTLADVPITGVLGDQQAALFGQGGFHEGATKNTYGTGLFLLMNTGKSLKISEHGLLSTIAYQKQDEEPLYALEGSVSMGGSLVQWLRDNLQLIPNAPAIENLAREVEDNGGVHVVPAFTGLFAPRWRPDARGIITGLTRFANRNHIARAVLEANAFQTREVVDAMAKDAGKTLESLRVDGAMVQNDLLMQMQADFLGIDVQRLDDVETTAVGVAYAAGLGSGFFRSTEEIEQLIAVKKVWNPDMSEEERERRYAAWNKAVEHSYNQA
- a CDS encoding HAD family hydrolase; this translates as MIAPGPAPKLVASDVDGTLINSSERVPKRLREVIARMTDQDVTFALSTGRPPRWIHYVLDQLTVKPICICANGAVLYDSATDEILAAQTLSPTVMTDTVMAARAALEAHGGVSIAAERAGESAYDPSQELFLVTPEYSHAWPSTEHGTVSEDEVLSKPATKLLMRSDHLESKQLFDIVRAAVPVDQVHVTFSMSGGLIEIAAPGVTKALGVSMLAKRLGIEREDVITFGDMPNDIEMLQWAGRGVAMGNARPEVKAVSDHITATNDDAGVADVLEWWF
- a CDS encoding lysophospholipid acyltransferase family protein, coding for MIKRNGFFVEDSLAKVPPHPSESREPFYGRTIINAVRAVLKAQDVRISIFGAENIPTTGGALLAINHTGYYDFILGGIPAFVRGKRLVRFMAKKEIFDTPVVGTLMRWMKHVSVDRSAGASSMKEAQTRLDAGHLVGIFPEATVSRSFEIKELKTGAVRIADAAQVPLLPLIIWGGQRIITKDIDRDLGRSHIPVFISVGEPVDPSGDPEEATQRLYEAMKTLLDETRTAYEQQYGPFDGGELWRPQSLGGGAPTLEQAKMLEIAEKERRQAKRAAKAAKKRTPLIRKLFKK
- the serS gene encoding serine--tRNA ligase — its product is MIDLKFLRENPDVVRTSQITRGEDPALVDELISADESRRESIKAADDLRAEQKAFGKKIGQASPEERPALLEGSNELKAKVKEAEAAQEAAEQKVNELQMKLSNVVAGAPAGGEDDFVVLETIGEPRTFDFEPKDHLELGESLGLIDMKRGTKVSGARFYYLTGDGAMLQLGMLMLAAQKAREAGFSMMIPPVLVRPEIMAGTGFLGDHSEEIYYLERDDMYLVGTSEVALAGYHKDEIIDLNEGPVKYAGWSSCFRREAGSYGKDTRGILRVHQFDKVEMFVYCKPEEAEDVHQQLLAMEKEMLAAIEVPYRVIDVAGGDLGASAARKFDTEAWVPTQDTYRELTSTSNCTTFQARRLQTRYRDENGKPQIAATLNGTLATTRWLVAILENNQQADGSVIVPEALRPFVGKDVLKPVK